The Halobellus sp. MBLA0158 genome has a window encoding:
- a CDS encoding energy-coupling factor transporter transmembrane component T — MKYVDALSDISINDIKVDLMRTAYDNDDALLNTFDPRVVLVWSVLFVIIPWLFYDTLPLVAMLAAALVLAALSQVSKYLLALLLFGQLTNVGFFVVMVPFVGGLVRAVGYVGANASRVADAVVTLNPDVFAESADIVATAVGRGVHTALTSQEVGIDAVGAVVPFFLKLTIISVISLAVFSAMSPKKISQGMLRLGVPRQLTFAITYGYRMMPLLVEEYHNLINSFRLRSKVPEKKGFLKWRYFAYLLKLSAKAFYPLIFNVAKRARVTVEAMETKGFSRSLGDPDSRRLRTGHMQLAPRDVSFVFGSLLFVAALWVFL, encoded by the coding sequence GTGAAGTACGTCGACGCCCTCTCGGACATCTCGATCAACGACATCAAGGTCGATCTGATGCGGACGGCCTACGACAACGACGACGCGCTCTTGAACACGTTCGATCCGCGCGTCGTGCTGGTCTGGAGCGTCCTCTTCGTCATCATTCCGTGGCTGTTCTACGACACGCTCCCGCTCGTCGCGATGCTCGCGGCCGCGCTCGTCCTGGCGGCGCTCTCGCAGGTCAGCAAGTACCTCCTGGCGCTCTTGCTCTTCGGCCAGCTCACGAACGTCGGCTTCTTCGTCGTGATGGTCCCCTTCGTCGGCGGCCTCGTCCGGGCGGTGGGCTACGTCGGCGCGAATGCCTCCCGCGTCGCCGACGCGGTCGTGACGCTGAACCCCGACGTGTTCGCCGAGTCCGCCGACATCGTCGCGACGGCCGTCGGCCGCGGCGTCCACACCGCCCTGACCAGCCAGGAGGTCGGTATCGACGCCGTCGGCGCCGTCGTGCCGTTCTTCCTGAAGCTCACGATCATCTCCGTCATCAGCCTGGCCGTCTTCTCGGCGATGAGTCCGAAGAAGATCAGCCAGGGGATGCTCCGGCTGGGCGTGCCGCGCCAGCTCACCTTCGCGATCACGTACGGCTATCGGATGATGCCGCTGCTGGTCGAGGAGTACCACAACCTCATCAACTCCTTCCGCCTCCGGAGCAAGGTCCCCGAGAAGAAGGGGTTCCTGAAGTGGCGGTACTTCGCGTACCTCCTGAAGCTCTCCGCGAAGGCGTTCTACCCGCTGATCTTCAACGTCGCCAAGCGCGCGCGGGTGACCGTGGAAGCGATGGAGACGAAGGGGTTCTCCCGCTCCCTTGGCGATCCCGACAGCCGCCGGCTCCGCACCGGCCATATGCAGCTCGCGCCGCGGGACGTCTCGTTCGTCTTCGGTTCCCTGCTGTTCGTCGCGGCGCTGTGGGTGTTCCTCTGA
- a CDS encoding ABC transporter ATP-binding protein codes for MSDNSIEVADLTFRYPGSDEPVLRDASLTIESGSFTAIVGGNGSGKTTLCKTFNGLIPHFFEGDFDGRVTVNGTDTRESDVAELSREVGYVFQDFENQLVQSTVREDVEFAPLNHGLDDYAERATRALETVGLLDHEDRFVWELSGGQQHLVALAGVLAMDPEYILIDEPAAQLDPQNARATYEQLRRLHDEHGKTIIVIEHHSEFIADYCDRMALVSDGGVAWTEPVEVGLNRLDDLLEHDIHPPQVTQIAADLPSEMGTLPDGRYPVTVAEAGAAFPDAGATHGPPRTAADGGAEGGGMRNAADESLVTLDDVGHGYPTLREGHNRVLDGLDLELYAGDRVALVGANGAGKSTLLRLITGLESPDEGTVTVLGHDTRESLPEELADDTVYIHQNPEEMFVEDTVRKDVAYYLRNRGATDVDERVEEIIAYLDLEDLADRDGRLMSLGQQRRASLGIGLATDPTVVLLDEPTGSLDLQSRREVTGMLRKAEGRVETVVIASHDLELVASWADRVIVMADGGILADAPPERVFDDPELLAETDLRPPQVVELCDELDVAPPALTTDAMVEVLSEGSS; via the coding sequence ATGAGCGACAACAGCATCGAGGTAGCCGATCTGACGTTTCGATATCCGGGCAGCGACGAGCCCGTCCTGCGCGACGCCTCGCTCACGATCGAGTCCGGCTCGTTCACCGCGATCGTCGGGGGCAACGGCAGCGGGAAGACGACGCTGTGCAAGACGTTCAACGGGCTGATTCCGCACTTCTTCGAGGGCGATTTCGACGGCCGAGTGACCGTCAACGGAACCGACACCCGCGAGTCAGACGTCGCCGAGCTCTCGCGCGAGGTCGGCTACGTGTTCCAGGACTTCGAGAATCAGCTCGTCCAGTCGACGGTGCGCGAGGACGTGGAGTTCGCCCCCCTGAATCACGGCCTCGACGACTACGCCGAGCGCGCCACGCGGGCGCTGGAGACCGTCGGCCTGCTCGACCACGAGGACCGCTTCGTCTGGGAGCTGAGCGGCGGCCAACAGCACTTGGTCGCGCTCGCGGGCGTGCTCGCGATGGATCCCGAGTACATCCTGATCGACGAGCCGGCCGCCCAGCTGGATCCGCAGAACGCCCGCGCGACCTACGAGCAGCTCCGCCGACTCCACGACGAACACGGGAAGACGATCATCGTCATCGAGCACCACTCCGAGTTCATCGCGGACTACTGCGACCGGATGGCGCTCGTCTCCGACGGCGGCGTCGCCTGGACGGAGCCGGTCGAGGTCGGGCTGAACCGCCTCGACGACTTGCTCGAACACGACATCCACCCGCCGCAGGTGACCCAGATCGCGGCCGATTTGCCGTCCGAGATGGGGACCCTCCCCGACGGCCGGTACCCGGTCACGGTCGCGGAGGCGGGAGCGGCGTTCCCCGACGCCGGCGCGACGCACGGCCCGCCGCGGACGGCGGCCGACGGCGGCGCGGAGGGCGGAGGGATGAGGAACGCGGCCGACGAGTCGCTCGTCACGCTTGACGATGTCGGTCACGGATACCCGACGCTCCGGGAGGGTCACAACCGAGTGCTCGACGGCCTCGACCTGGAGCTGTACGCCGGCGACCGCGTCGCCCTGGTCGGCGCGAACGGCGCCGGCAAGTCGACGCTGCTGCGGCTCATCACCGGCCTCGAATCGCCCGACGAGGGAACGGTGACGGTCCTCGGCCACGATACGCGCGAGAGCCTCCCCGAGGAGCTGGCCGACGACACCGTCTACATCCACCAGAACCCCGAGGAGATGTTCGTTGAGGACACGGTCCGGAAGGACGTCGCGTACTACCTGCGGAACCGCGGTGCGACTGACGTCGACGAGCGCGTCGAGGAGATCATCGCGTATCTGGACCTGGAGGATCTGGCCGACCGCGACGGCCGGCTGATGAGCCTCGGCCAGCAGCGCCGGGCCTCGCTCGGGATCGGCCTGGCCACCGACCCGACGGTCGTGCTGCTCGACGAGCCGACCGGGAGCCTCGACCTCCAGAGTCGCCGCGAGGTCACCGGGATGCTCCGGAAGGCGGAGGGCCGCGTCGAGACGGTCGTCATCGCCTCCCACGACCTCGAACTGGTCGCCTCGTGGGCCGATCGGGTGATCGTGATGGCCGACGGCGGGATCCTCGCCGACGCGCCGCCGGAGCGCGTGTTCGACGACCCCGAACTCCTCGCCGAGACCGACCTCCGCCCGCCGCAGGTGGTCGAACTCTGCGACGAACTGGACGTCGCCCCGCCGGCTCTGACGACCGACGCGATGGTCGAGGTGCTCTCGGAGGGGTCCTCGTGA
- a CDS encoding YkgJ family cysteine cluster protein has protein sequence MELNCEGCAGCCLDWRPIAEEPSDHERRGPGEPLDDAYNFVPLTRDEVARFVERGLGDALRPRLWRVDEDTPGVVVDGVRLAAIAGRPAFFVGLAHVPKPVAPFGTERRWLETCAFLDPETLQCRIHGGDLYPDECATYPGRNLDLDVESECERVEAAFGGDRLLDDDPEDGAGPLLGPQAVGAKVFAYPDAEELSGVVDRLSNDGLTATDRAAFVGIAAGSRPGSLAVDEDRAAAATADVLDADSWVGRAVEAWADAASEVGARASDPPSADDVEVARGAPETPGWDAVGE, from the coding sequence ATGGAACTGAACTGCGAGGGCTGTGCCGGCTGCTGTCTGGACTGGCGGCCGATCGCCGAGGAACCCTCGGACCACGAGCGCCGCGGCCCTGGCGAGCCCCTCGACGACGCGTACAACTTCGTCCCCCTGACCCGCGACGAGGTCGCGCGGTTCGTCGAGCGCGGCCTCGGCGACGCCCTCCGACCGCGGCTCTGGCGGGTCGACGAAGACACGCCGGGCGTCGTCGTCGACGGCGTCCGCCTCGCCGCTATCGCCGGCCGGCCCGCGTTCTTCGTCGGGCTCGCCCACGTCCCGAAGCCGGTCGCGCCGTTCGGGACCGAGCGGCGCTGGCTCGAAACGTGCGCGTTCCTCGATCCCGAGACGCTCCAGTGTCGGATCCACGGCGGTGACCTGTACCCCGACGAGTGCGCGACCTACCCCGGGCGGAACCTCGACCTCGACGTCGAGTCCGAGTGCGAGCGCGTCGAGGCCGCGTTCGGCGGCGACCGCCTCCTCGACGACGACCCCGAGGATGGCGCCGGGCCCCTGCTCGGCCCTCAGGCGGTCGGCGCGAAGGTGTTCGCCTACCCCGACGCCGAGGAGCTCTCCGGCGTCGTCGACCGCCTCTCGAACGACGGCCTCACCGCCACCGACCGGGCCGCGTTCGTCGGCATCGCCGCCGGCTCCCGACCGGGATCGCTCGCGGTCGACGAGGACCGCGCCGCGGCCGCCACCGCCGACGTCCTCGACGCCGACTCGTGGGTCGGCCGCGCGGTCGAGGCGTGGGCCGACGCCGCGAGCGAGGTCGGAGCGCGCGCGTCCGATCCGCCGTCGGCCGACGACGTCGAGGTCGCCCGCGGCGCGCCGGAGACGCCCGGCTGGGACGCCGTCGGGGAGTGA
- a CDS encoding universal stress protein, whose product MPDTQPDDLAIREPPVVLLPLAVLEGQTVPEPLAAYLAPAEVIVLGYHVLPEQTPTEQASLQFEDRAREAVDDVAETFRGAGGDPETRVVFTHDRRQTIDRVADEVGATAVLIPNPTGAIEEVLVPIRGSIDDGRLADLIATLSTAGDARVTLWGVATEGSEFDPERAVERAAARLRDRGFDGARLATETSVTDAPLRDIVDRSAEVDVIAMREGAESIVGALLGDDAERVATGAVAPVLVLRDRPPVDAATEPTHPGPDADPPET is encoded by the coding sequence ATGCCCGACACGCAGCCCGACGACCTCGCGATCCGCGAACCGCCCGTGGTGCTCCTGCCGCTCGCGGTCCTGGAGGGCCAGACGGTCCCCGAGCCGCTCGCGGCGTACTTGGCGCCGGCGGAGGTGATCGTCCTCGGCTACCACGTCCTCCCCGAGCAGACGCCGACGGAACAGGCGAGCCTCCAGTTCGAGGACCGCGCTCGGGAGGCCGTCGACGACGTCGCCGAGACGTTCCGGGGCGCCGGCGGCGACCCCGAGACCCGGGTGGTGTTCACCCACGACCGCCGGCAGACGATCGACCGCGTCGCCGACGAGGTGGGCGCGACGGCGGTCCTCATCCCGAACCCGACCGGCGCCATCGAGGAGGTGCTCGTCCCGATCCGCGGGTCGATCGACGACGGCCGCCTCGCGGACCTGATCGCGACCCTCTCGACGGCGGGCGACGCGCGCGTGACGCTCTGGGGAGTCGCCACCGAAGGAAGCGAGTTCGACCCCGAGCGCGCCGTCGAGCGGGCGGCCGCGCGCCTCCGCGACCGCGGTTTCGACGGGGCGCGGCTCGCGACCGAGACGTCGGTGACGGACGCGCCGCTCCGCGACATCGTCGACCGGTCCGCCGAGGTCGACGTCATCGCGATGCGCGAGGGTGCGGAGTCGATCGTGGGCGCGCTCCTGGGTGATGACGCCGAGCGGGTCGCCACCGGCGCGGTCGCGCCCGTGCTCGTCCTCCGGGACCGACCGCCGGTCGACGCGGCGACCGAACCGACCCACCCGGGGCCGGACGCCGACCCGCCGGAGACGTGA
- a CDS encoding APC family permease, whose amino-acid sequence MTASEPARPPEGENRDGEAPQTVAVTTAEGADEPSVTEAGTELERTIGLSGGIAIGVGTMIGAGIFVFPGLAAGRAGPAAALSFGLGAVIALLVALPASELATAMPKSGGGYYFISRALGALPGAVVGISIWLGLVFATAFYLVGFGNYAAAVLAEAGVAVGGVPVVVPLALVFGVFLTALNLFGTENAAALQNYVVGLLLAILVFFLGYGGLDAVGVFGRASTPETFAPFGLTPVFTTAALVFTSYLGFAQVATVAGDIKQPGRNLPLAMVASVVIVGVLYVATIFVATSAFTSAELASFGETAIVEVARDFVGAAGAIAILVAGLLATVSSANASILSTSRAVFAVSKDALIPGVAGRMNLRYGTPHVALSMAGGPVLVLVALGEVEVLAEVASFLHLVMYCLMCVALIAMRRDEPAWYDPAFRVPAYRLVAGLGAVASAGLILFMQLESQLIGLAIMLAAAGWYKYYADDVRLKGAL is encoded by the coding sequence ATGACAGCTTCGGAGCCTGCGAGGCCCCCCGAGGGGGAGAACCGCGACGGGGAGGCGCCGCAGACGGTGGCGGTGACGACCGCCGAGGGGGCGGACGAGCCGTCGGTCACCGAGGCGGGCACCGAACTGGAGCGGACGATCGGTCTCTCGGGCGGCATCGCGATCGGCGTCGGGACGATGATCGGCGCGGGCATCTTCGTCTTCCCGGGGCTGGCGGCCGGCCGCGCGGGGCCCGCCGCGGCGCTCTCGTTCGGCCTCGGGGCGGTGATCGCCCTGCTCGTCGCGCTCCCGGCGTCCGAGCTGGCGACCGCGATGCCGAAGTCCGGCGGGGGCTACTACTTCATCTCCCGGGCGCTCGGGGCGCTTCCGGGCGCGGTCGTGGGGATCAGCATCTGGCTCGGCCTCGTGTTCGCGACCGCGTTCTACCTCGTCGGCTTCGGCAACTACGCGGCCGCCGTGCTCGCGGAGGCCGGCGTCGCCGTCGGCGGCGTGCCCGTCGTGGTCCCGCTGGCGCTCGTCTTCGGCGTCTTCCTCACCGCGCTGAACCTCTTCGGGACCGAAAACGCCGCGGCGCTCCAGAACTACGTCGTCGGCCTCCTGCTCGCCATCTTGGTCTTCTTCCTCGGCTACGGCGGCCTCGACGCCGTCGGCGTGTTCGGCCGCGCCAGCACGCCGGAGACGTTCGCGCCGTTCGGCCTGACGCCGGTGTTCACGACCGCGGCGCTCGTCTTCACCTCGTACCTCGGTTTCGCCCAGGTCGCGACCGTCGCGGGCGACATCAAACAGCCCGGCCGCAACCTCCCGCTGGCGATGGTCGCCTCGGTCGTCATCGTCGGCGTCCTCTACGTCGCGACCATCTTCGTCGCGACGAGCGCCTTCACCAGCGCCGAACTGGCGTCGTTCGGCGAGACCGCGATCGTGGAGGTCGCCCGTGACTTCGTCGGCGCGGCGGGCGCGATCGCGATCCTCGTCGCCGGCCTGCTCGCCACCGTTTCGAGCGCGAACGCGTCGATCCTCTCGACCTCGCGGGCCGTGTTCGCGGTGAGCAAGGACGCGCTCATCCCCGGCGTCGCCGGGCGGATGAACCTCCGCTACGGGACGCCGCACGTCGCGCTGTCGATGGCGGGCGGGCCGGTGCTCGTGCTCGTCGCGCTCGGCGAGGTCGAGGTGCTCGCGGAGGTCGCCTCGTTCCTCCACCTGGTGATGTACTGCCTGATGTGCGTCGCCCTCATCGCGATGCGGCGCGACGAGCCCGCGTGGTACGACCCCGCGTTCCGCGTCCCCGCCTATCGGCTCGTCGCGGGGCTGGGCGCGGTCGCGAGCGCGGGCCTGATCCTGTTTATGCAGCTGGAATCTCAGCTCATCGGGCTCGCGATAATGCTCGCGGCCGCCGGGTGGTACAAGTACTACGCCGACGACGTCCGACTCAAGGGGGCGCTCTGA
- a CDS encoding DUF7561 family protein, with amino-acid sequence MTSEPCEACGRSVRIAGGIGDFWSFEGQSSGGMTLELDDGGEYFLCLDCIDRLPDDREVTSEDVESL; translated from the coding sequence ATGACGAGCGAACCCTGCGAGGCCTGCGGCCGGTCGGTCCGGATCGCCGGCGGCATCGGCGACTTCTGGTCGTTCGAGGGGCAATCGAGCGGCGGGATGACGCTGGAGCTCGACGACGGCGGCGAGTACTTCCTGTGTCTGGACTGCATCGACCGCCTGCCGGACGACCGGGAAGTGACGAGCGAGGACGTCGAGTCGCTGTGA
- a CDS encoding helicase C-terminal domain-containing protein — MDPDRIPESFPAPSFRGTQEQALADIRDAFAAGNDVVLVRAPTGSGKSLLARAIAGAAATTDDVTPAEATDAYYTTPQVSQLDDVAADPLLDDLNVIRGKSNYTCILNGETDTPVDRAPCVRQSGFDCSVRHRCPYFSDRAIASNRRIAAMTLAYFMQTAGSDVFRKRDVVVIDEAHGLAEWAEMYATVDLNPRTVPVWDDVGVPDVAGATDTLERTVRFAETLAGVCERAKDDLLRKPELTPDEAARRDRLQELRSELQWFVEDYRDPESPTTWVVDQPDGEGGPITIKPLDPARYLHHTVWDRGNKFALLSATILNKAAFCRGVGLDPANVALVDVEHTFPVENRPLYDVTQGKMTYEERDETLPKIARTLVRIMAKHSDEKGLVHCHSYAIQSELRKRLAQLGLGGRVRAHDREDRDAELESWKATDDPDVFLSVKMEEALDLAGDLCRWQVVCKAPYLNTNDSRVARRLEEGQWSWYRRTALRTVIQACGRVVRAPDDYGATYLADSSLLDLFERTRGDMPAWFRDQVDRLSTPDLPAFDQVAAGGRGGPSRSNRGNTGDGGRQGARSRGRSASRSARSGANGSQRDRSDRSSGTDGGSGSGSESGSGGDDRSDHPLSDVWGDR, encoded by the coding sequence GTGGACCCCGATCGGATCCCCGAGTCGTTCCCCGCCCCGAGCTTCCGCGGCACGCAAGAGCAAGCGCTCGCGGACATCCGCGACGCCTTCGCCGCGGGCAACGACGTCGTCCTCGTGCGCGCGCCGACCGGGAGCGGCAAGTCGCTCCTCGCGCGGGCGATAGCGGGCGCGGCCGCGACGACCGACGACGTGACGCCCGCCGAGGCGACAGACGCCTACTACACGACGCCGCAGGTCTCCCAGCTCGACGACGTCGCCGCCGACCCCCTGCTCGACGACCTGAACGTCATCCGGGGCAAGTCGAACTACACCTGCATCCTCAACGGCGAGACCGACACGCCCGTCGACCGGGCGCCCTGCGTCCGACAGTCGGGGTTCGACTGCTCGGTCCGGCACCGCTGTCCGTACTTCTCCGATCGCGCGATCGCCTCGAACCGCCGGATCGCCGCGATGACGCTGGCGTACTTCATGCAGACCGCCGGCTCCGACGTGTTCCGCAAGCGGGACGTCGTCGTGATCGACGAGGCCCACGGCCTCGCGGAGTGGGCCGAGATGTACGCGACCGTCGACCTGAACCCCCGGACGGTCCCCGTCTGGGACGACGTCGGCGTCCCGGACGTCGCCGGCGCCACCGACACCCTCGAACGGACGGTGCGCTTCGCCGAGACGCTCGCGGGCGTCTGCGAGCGCGCGAAGGACGACCTCCTGCGGAAGCCGGAACTGACGCCGGACGAGGCGGCGCGGCGGGACCGCCTCCAGGAACTGCGGTCCGAACTCCAGTGGTTCGTCGAGGACTACCGCGACCCCGAGAGCCCGACCACCTGGGTCGTCGACCAGCCCGACGGCGAGGGCGGCCCGATCACGATCAAGCCGCTCGATCCCGCCCGGTACCTCCACCACACGGTCTGGGACCGCGGCAACAAATTTGCCCTTCTATCGGCGACGATCCTCAACAAGGCGGCCTTCTGCCGCGGCGTCGGCCTCGACCCCGCGAACGTCGCCCTCGTCGACGTCGAGCACACCTTCCCGGTCGAGAACCGCCCGCTGTACGACGTCACCCAGGGGAAGATGACCTACGAGGAGCGCGACGAGACCCTACCCAAGATCGCGCGGACGCTCGTTCGGATTATGGCGAAGCACAGCGACGAGAAGGGGCTCGTCCACTGCCACTCCTACGCGATCCAGTCCGAACTCCGGAAGCGACTCGCCCAGCTCGGCCTCGGGGGTCGCGTCCGAGCGCACGACCGCGAGGACCGCGACGCCGAACTCGAATCCTGGAAGGCGACCGACGACCCCGACGTCTTCCTCTCGGTGAAGATGGAGGAGGCGCTCGACCTCGCGGGCGATCTCTGCCGCTGGCAGGTCGTCTGCAAGGCGCCGTATCTCAACACCAACGACTCCCGCGTGGCCCGCCGGCTGGAGGAGGGCCAGTGGTCCTGGTATCGACGGACCGCCCTCCGGACGGTGATTCAGGCCTGCGGGCGCGTCGTCCGCGCCCCCGACGACTACGGCGCGACGTACCTCGCGGACTCCTCCCTGCTCGATCTCTTCGAGCGCACGCGGGGCGATATGCCGGCGTGGTTCCGCGACCAGGTCGATCGGCTCTCGACGCCCGACCTCCCCGCGTTCGACCAGGTCGCGGCCGGCGGCCGCGGCGGACCGTCCCGATCGAACCGCGGGAACACAGGGGACGGAGGCCGGCAGGGCGCGCGGTCCCGCGGCAGGTCCGCGTCGCGCTCGGCGCGGTCCGGAGCGAACGGCAGTCAGCGCGACCGGAGCGACCGAAGCAGCGGCACCGACGGCGGAAGCGGGAGCGGGAGTGAGAGCGGGAGTGGCGGCGACGACCGATCGGATCACCCGCTCTCTGACGTCTGGGGCGATCGGTAG
- a CDS encoding DUF7317 family protein: MYTHGLNTAMTLYQTGTLTLSQAAARAGRSTEAFATALERHGITIREKQLRPGPASGPAPTDGPTRAD, encoded by the coding sequence ATGTATACCCACGGGCTGAACACGGCGATGACGCTATACCAGACCGGCACACTGACACTCTCGCAGGCGGCGGCCCGCGCGGGTCGCTCGACGGAGGCGTTCGCGACGGCGCTCGAACGCCACGGGATCACGATCCGCGAAAAGCAGCTCCGGCCGGGACCGGCGAGCGGACCGGCACCGACCGACGGACCGACCCGGGCGGACTGA
- a CDS encoding 60S ribosomal export protein NMD3 translates to MSSGDFCPRCGDPVPEREEPLPGEPRERDAVLCDDCYFADFDLVDAPDRIEVRVCSQCGAVHEGNRWVDVGARDYTDVAVEQVTEALGVHLKAEDVRWGVEPEQVDENTIRMHCTFSGIVRDTYREEQVTVPVFISRQTCDRCGRIAGGYYASIVQIRADERTPTAEEEQRAVEIAEAYVAEREATGDRNAFVSEVTETGDGTDIKLSTNQIGGGVAKRIVRELGGHVEEYPTLVTEDSDGNEVYRVTYAVRLPKFTPGDVIDPDDDDGPVLVRSVRGNLKGVRLATGDPYEASFEEGETPDARRLGTVGDASETTVVAVEDEYAIQVLDPETYESKTIARPSYVDGDADTVPVIKSRAGLHVLPADAVDTDDADAS, encoded by the coding sequence ATGAGTTCGGGCGACTTCTGTCCGCGGTGCGGGGATCCGGTGCCGGAGCGCGAGGAGCCCCTCCCGGGCGAGCCCCGCGAGCGCGACGCCGTCCTCTGTGACGACTGCTACTTCGCGGACTTCGACCTCGTCGACGCCCCCGACCGGATCGAGGTCCGGGTGTGCTCCCAGTGCGGGGCGGTCCACGAGGGCAACCGCTGGGTCGACGTCGGCGCCCGCGACTACACCGACGTCGCGGTCGAGCAGGTGACCGAGGCGCTCGGCGTCCACCTGAAGGCCGAGGACGTCCGCTGGGGCGTCGAGCCCGAACAGGTGGACGAAAACACCATCCGGATGCACTGCACCTTCTCGGGGATCGTCCGCGACACCTACCGCGAGGAGCAGGTGACCGTCCCGGTCTTCATCTCCCGGCAGACCTGCGATCGCTGCGGCCGGATCGCCGGCGGCTACTACGCCAGCATCGTCCAGATCCGGGCCGACGAGCGGACGCCCACGGCCGAGGAAGAACAGCGCGCGGTCGAGATCGCCGAAGCGTACGTCGCCGAGCGCGAGGCGACCGGCGACCGCAACGCGTTCGTCTCGGAGGTCACAGAGACGGGCGACGGCACCGACATCAAGCTCTCGACGAACCAGATCGGCGGCGGGGTCGCAAAGCGGATCGTCCGCGAACTCGGCGGCCACGTCGAGGAGTACCCGACGCTCGTGACCGAAGACAGCGACGGCAACGAGGTCTACCGCGTGACCTACGCCGTCCGCCTCCCCAAGTTCACGCCCGGCGACGTCATCGACCCCGACGACGATGACGGTCCGGTCCTCGTCCGGAGCGTCCGCGGCAACCTCAAGGGGGTCCGCCTCGCCACCGGTGACCCCTACGAGGCGTCCTTCGAGGAGGGCGAGACGCCCGACGCGCGACGGCTCGGCACGGTCGGGGACGCTTCGGAGACCACCGTCGTCGCCGTCGAAGACGAGTACGCGATCCAGGTGCTCGACCCCGAGACCTACGAGTCAAAAACGATCGCACGGCCGTCGTACGTCGACGGCGACGCCGATACCGTTCCCGTGATAAAGAGCCGCGCGGGCCTCCACGTCCTCCCGGCGGACGCGGTGGACACTGACGACGCGGACGCGTCCTGA
- the htpX gene encoding zinc metalloprotease HtpX: MEWKSDWGLRGRMVLTMFLLFALYIVFVGALWWTDSFVFLPLMGAFVLAQFFFSDRLALYSMGAKTVTEEEYPELHATVSRLSQQADLPKPTVAVADSRVPNAFAAGRSQKKATVCVTTGLLRTLDRDELEGVIAHELAHVKNRDVMVMTIASFLSTVAFMIVRMGFWFGGGRDRQGGGGIIVAIVASLVVWIVSFFLIRALSRYREFAADRGGALITGQPSALASALLTIDGRMDRVPREDLREQSEMNAFFIVPLKSDFIGKLFSTHPATEKRVERLRELEREMETQ, encoded by the coding sequence ATGGAGTGGAAATCCGACTGGGGACTCCGGGGCCGGATGGTCCTGACGATGTTCCTGCTCTTTGCCCTCTACATCGTGTTCGTCGGCGCGCTGTGGTGGACGGACTCGTTCGTCTTCCTCCCGCTTATGGGCGCGTTCGTCCTCGCGCAGTTCTTCTTCAGCGACCGGCTCGCGCTCTACAGCATGGGCGCGAAGACGGTCACAGAAGAGGAGTATCCCGAACTCCACGCGACCGTCTCGCGGCTCAGCCAGCAGGCGGACCTGCCGAAGCCGACCGTCGCCGTCGCCGATTCACGGGTGCCGAACGCCTTCGCGGCCGGGCGGTCCCAGAAGAAGGCGACCGTTTGTGTGACGACCGGGCTGCTGCGGACGCTCGACCGCGACGAGCTCGAAGGCGTGATCGCCCACGAACTCGCCCACGTGAAGAACCGCGACGTGATGGTGATGACGATCGCGTCGTTCCTCTCGACGGTCGCGTTCATGATCGTCCGGATGGGCTTTTGGTTCGGCGGCGGCCGCGACCGCCAGGGCGGGGGCGGGATCATCGTCGCGATCGTGGCCTCGCTCGTCGTCTGGATCGTCTCGTTCTTCCTGATCCGGGCGCTGTCGCGCTACCGCGAGTTCGCCGCCGACCGGGGCGGCGCGCTCATCACCGGCCAGCCCTCGGCGCTGGCGTCGGCGCTCTTGACGATCGACGGCCGGATGGACCGAGTGCCCAGGGAGGACCTCCGCGAGCAGTCCGAGATGAACGCGTTCTTCATCGTTCCCCTGAAGAGCGACTTCATCGGGAAACTGTTCAGCACGCACCCCGCGACCGAAAAGCGCGTCGAGCGCCTCCGCGAACTGGAACGGGAGATGGAGACCCAGTAA